ggcacaggaaactatattcagtatcttgcaataaagtataagggaaaataatatgaaaaagaatatatatatatatatatatgttataatatatatttaaaaaactgaatcactttggtgtatacctgaaaccaacacaacactgtaaatcaactatactttgattaaaaaaaagaaggctgaatACAGTTAAGTGACCATAATACAAAGTTAAACTTAGGTTGTGCCAGAAGCCAGGAGGAAATTCCCCTGGGAATATAAGTGGCCAAGACACAGGCCTGGTTGGGTTCACATCTTGTCTTATTCACTGTAAACGCGGCAAGCTACTCCCTGGCCTGATGGTCCAGagggtgaaaagaaaaacagtcccAAACTGGTGAAGCTATTGTGAAAGTAAATGAAATCAATTACAGCAAGTGTTTAGCAAGCACCTGATAAAACAGTAGCTGTTTCATTAACGTTTTCCTTAACTCAGGTTTCCATTTTTCACGTCGCCCCTCTCTGTGTCTCCTCCCTTTAGCATGAGCCGCACGGCCTACACTGTGGGAGCTCTGCTTCTCCTCTTGGGGACCCTGCTGCCAGCTGCTGAAGGGAAAAAGAAGGGGTCCCAAGGGGCCATCCCCCCGCCAGACAAGGCCCAGCACAACGACTCTGAGCAGACTCAATCTCCCCAGCAGCCCGGCTCCAGGAaccgggggcggggccaggggcgGGGCACCGCCATGCCCGGGGAGGAGGTCCTGGAGTCCAGCCAGGAGGCCCTGCACGTGACAGAGCGCAAATATCTGAAGCGAGACTGGTGCAAAACCCAGCCGCTGAAGCAGACGATCCACGAGGAGGGCTGCAACAGTCGCACCATCATCAACCGCTTCTGCTACGGCCAGTGCAACTCATTCTACATCCCCAGGCACATCCGGAAGGAGGAAGGCTCTTTTCAGTCTTGCTCCTTCTGCAAGCCCAAGAAATTCACCACCATGATGGTCACGCTCAACTGCCCCGAACTCCAGCCAcccaccaagaagaagagagtcACGCGCGTCAAGCAGTGTCGTTGCATATCCATCGATTTGGATTAAGCCCAACACACTCAGCCTGTACTCGGGACACAGCCCCGGGCGGGCAGAGCCATACCTAAAGCAACCTAATACTTACTTGGCTTAAACCCAGAGGCGAGAAGAACCACCAGCTGCCTCCTGCCGGGAGCCTGCTAGTGCGTAGTTTGTGTGCGTGAGTGTGCGTGGGTGCCTGTGGGTGCTTGCAGACACCAGAGGAAACACAGTCTCTGCTAGAGGCCACTTCCTAGTATGTAAACGTATCTGCTTCCATGCAGGGTGGCACAGAAAGGCACATTCGGGGGGGCAGGTCTGTGGTCTGGTTCTGCCTTGGTCTCCTCCCCTCCTGGGGGCCAGAACCCCCAAACGTGGCCAACCCCAAACGTGGTGGGACCCATGCTTTAGCAGATCTTTTCCTGGTATTTAAAAAACCCAAGGGAACAGAGGAGAAATGAAATTGCCCCCTGCCCCGGGCGCGCACCAAATCACTAACTTTGGCAGTCACTGTGACTGTTGAAATTAGCTGTAACCCATTAGCAAAATTAAAACAAGCGTTGACCCCCTCCTATTTTCAGAACCAAGTAAGTGAAGGAAAGCAAAACAACCCCTCCTGCTTTGTCCCTTAGGTGGACAGAAGATGTAGTTCAGAAACACCACCACAGCAATAGGAAAAAGATAAAACCCTCATAAGCATAAGGTCCTATTATCTCTTCTTTTGGCTTGGTTATAAAACCTTTTTCCTGGTTCATTATTTCTGTGTAATGCTTCTTGAGAGCCACAACCCTGTATTATATTCTGCCTCTGCTGAATGCACCTGCCAGTGAAGGACCAGGCTACAATAAGAGAGTTTAGGGCAAACTTCTGTTTAGCTTGAAGTAACATTGGGGTCTTTTTGTTTTAGCCTTTGATAGCTGGAGAGCCGAGGggtggaggaaaggagaggagggagattgTCTCTGGCTAAGGGGTGGTTAAAAGGCAAGGAGGAAATGCAAGGGTATGACCTGCCCTTCTTCCTTTGCCTTCTGAGGGTCTAATGGGAAGCCCTTAGTTAAGAAATCAGAGCCTTAGCTGTCCTTCTGCTGGTAGGATTTATGTAACATTGTAGCCATTCAGAACCTATTGGCTGAGGTTGTTCTCTGATTAAACTTGGGCTGCTCTCACTGCCTATTTAGGATTTATCTACTGGCCAGAGCTCAGGATTGGGCGGACCTTCCGGCCATTTTGGATTTGGCTAGCCTGCTCTTTTCAAGCCTGAAGTTTCATAAGTaaacccccaccccctccccgatGCTCTTTTTGCCTTTACATCTTCTCAGCCTCACCAGCCAAATCATGTGTAACATGGGAAACAAACTCTGTAGGCTTGCATTTCAGTTGCCCATCAAGGCTCCAGCATTCAAAGAACTATTGCAACTAAAGaggctgcttttattttatttttgttttggtccAGTGCTCTCCCAACTAACAACTAAATAGGAACCATGCTTGGAGGCAGAAGTCATCTTCAACACTCAAAATATTGggtctaattttaaaacttttaaactcACTACTGATGATTCTATACCAGGCGAATTTGTGCAAACACAAGAGTCTGTGCTTTTCATATACACTGTACCCCCTTGCCCTAAATCCTTCGATCATCTGCATCCTCCAACAATAAAGCACAGAATGGATTTAATTAAGCATGCAAATCCTACGCCAGAATTTtgagggtggaggagaggaaaagaaaggggaaggagcTGAAAATATAAAACCACACTAGAGAGGAAAAATGACATTCAGAAACCAACAGACAGTAAATCTCTGTTGTTGTTCTAACTCTGCCACAAGCATGCAG
The nucleotide sequence above comes from Phacochoerus africanus isolate WHEZ1 chromosome 2, ROS_Pafr_v1, whole genome shotgun sequence. Encoded proteins:
- the GREM1 gene encoding gremlin-1 isoform X2, producing MPCTRCALRGPGDPVCGESGTLCPAEPAPSPGGSGRGRAHSHASRAQAPKARRTDSMSRTAYTVGALLLLLGTLLPAAEGKKKGSQGAIPPPDKAQHNDSEQTQSPQQPGSRNRGRGQGRGTAMPGEEVLESSQEALHVTERKYLKRDWCKTQPLKQTIHEEGCNSRTIINRFCYGQCNSFYIPRHIRKEEGSFQSCSFCKPKKFTTMMVTLNCPELQPPTKKKRVTRVKQCRCISIDLD
- the GREM1 gene encoding gremlin-1 isoform X1, with protein sequence MSRTAYTVGALLLLLGTLLPAAEGKKKGSQGAIPPPDKAQHNDSEQTQSPQQPGSRNRGRGQGRGTAMPGEEVLESSQEALHVTERKYLKRDWCKTQPLKQTIHEEGCNSRTIINRFCYGQCNSFYIPRHIRKEEGSFQSCSFCKPKKFTTMMVTLNCPELQPPTKKKRVTRVKQCRCISIDLD